One segment of Osmerus mordax isolate fOsmMor3 chromosome 28, fOsmMor3.pri, whole genome shotgun sequence DNA contains the following:
- the gstt1a gene encoding glutathione S-transferase theta-1a has product MPLELYLDLHSQPCRSVFLFAKKNDIPFEFKFVDLASGQHYGEDFGNVSVVRKVPVLKDGDFILTESVAILKYMAEKFSASVSDNWYPADLQERARVNEYLAWQHSAMRAHGSKVYWFRAILPIITGAEVPKEKMDSAMEDLTQSLKVFEEKFLQDKPFIVGDQISLADIVAIVEVMQPFGTGLDVFESRPKLSAWKDRVKKEIGEALFDEAHNSLMNVANLPQTFEKNGMLEFLKPRIQKMFN; this is encoded by the exons atgccgttGGAATTGTATCTAGATCTCCATTCTCAGCCATGTCgttctgtgtttctgtttgccAAGAAAAACGACATTCCGTTTGAATTCAAGTTTGTAGATCTTGCCTCAG GCCAGCATTATGGTGAAGACTTTGGCAATGTCAGTGTGGTGAGAAAGGTCCCTGTCTTGAAGGATGGAGACTTCATTCTCACAGAgag tGTTGCAATACTGAAGTACATGGCAGAGAAATTTAGCGCCTCAGTGTCAGACAACTGGTATCCAGCTGACCTGCAGGAGCGAGCACGCGTTAACGAGTACCTCGCCTGGCAACATTCAGCCATGCGAGCCCATGGGTCAAAGGTGTACTGGTTCAGG GCCATACTTCCCATAATAACTGGGGCAGAGGTGCCTAAAGAGAAAATGGATTCTGCAATGGAGGACTTGACACAGAGCCTGAAGGTGTTTGAGGAGAAATTCCTCCAAGACAAACCCTTCATCGTTGGAGACCAGATCTCCCTGGCTGACATTGTTGCCATAGTAGAAGTCATGCAG CCGTTTGGGACTGGCCTGGATGTGTTTGAGAGCCGGCCAAAGCTCAGTGCCTGGAAAGACAGGGTGAAAAAGGAGATTGGTGAGGCTCTGTTTGATGAGGCTCACAACAGTCTCATGAACGTGGCCAACCTACCACAAACCTTTGAGAAAAACGGAATGCTGGAATTCCTTAAGCCACGGATTCAGAAGATGTTCAACTGA
- the smarcb1a gene encoding SWI/SNF-related matrix-associated actin-dependent regulator of chromatin subfamily B member 1-A isoform X1, giving the protein MALSKTFGQKPVKFQLEEDGDFYMIGSEVGNYLRMFRGSLYKRYPSLWRKLASVEERKKIVESSHDHGYTTLATSVTLLKASEVEEIFEGNDEKYKAVSISTEPPAYLREQKGKRNSQWVPTLPNSSHHLDAVPCSTTINRSRLGRDKKRTFPLCFDDHDPAVIHENATQSEVLVPIRLDMEIEGQKLRDAFTWNMNEKLMTPEMFAEILCDDLDLNPLAFVPAIASAIRQQIESYPTDSILEEQTDQRVIIKLNIHVGNISLVDQFEWDMSERENSPEKFALKLCSELGLGGEFVTTIAYSIRGQLSWHQRTYAFSENPLPTVEIAIRNTGDADQWCPLLETLTDAEMEKKIRDQDRNTRRMRRLANTAPAW; this is encoded by the exons ATGGCGCTTAGTAAGACGTTCGGTCAAAAACCTGTCAAATTCCAACTTGAAGAAGATGGAGATTTTTATATGATTGGATCGGAG GTTGGAAACTACTTGCGTATGTTCAGAGGTTCACTCTATAAGAGATACCCCTCATTATGGCGAAAATTGGCTTCAGTGGAGGAAAGGAAGAAAATTGTGGAATCTTCTCACG ATCATGGTTATACAACCCTAGCCACTAGCGTGACCCTACTGAAGGCTTCAGAGGTAGAGGAGATCTTTGAAGGAAACGATGAGAAGTACAAAGCTGTTTCAATCAGTACAGAACCACCAGCTTACCTGAG GGAACAGAAGGGAAAGAGGAACAGTCAGTGGGTCCCCACATTACCCAACAGCTCCCACCACCTGGACGCTGTTCCCTGTTCCACGACTATTAACCGCAGTCGCTTAGGTCGTGACAAGAAGAGGACCTTCCCTCTCTG CTTTGATGACCACGATCCAGCTGTGATCCATGAGAATGCCACACAATCTGAGGTTCTGGTTCCGATTCGCCTGGACATGGAGATAGAGGGGCAGAAGCTTCGTGATGCATTCACATGGAACATGAATG AAAAGCTCATGACTCCAGAGATGTTTGCTGAGATCTTGTGTGACGACCTGGACCTCAACCCTCTTGCATTCGTCCCTGCCATCGCCTCCGCAATTCGTCAACAGATCGAGTCCTACCCCACCGACAGCATCCTGGAAGAGCAGACCGACCAGAGGGTCATCATTAAG CTGAACATTCATGTGGGAAACATCTCGCTGGTGGACCAGTTTGAATGGGAcatgtcagagagggagaactCGCCGGAAAAGTTCGCACTAAAACTGTGCTCTGAGCTGGGCCTGGGAGGAGAGTTCGTCACCACCATTGCCTACAGTATCCGAGGTCAACTTAGCTGGCACCAGAGGACATACGCCTTCAG TGAAAACCCTCTGCCCACGGTCGAGATAGCCATCAGGAACACAGGCGACGCTGACCAGTGGTGCCCACTGCTGGAGACACTGACAGATGCAGAAATGGAGAAGAAGATCCGAGACCAGGACAGGAACACTCG GCGAATGAGACGACTGGCAAATACAGCCCCAGCATGGTAG
- the snrpd3 gene encoding small nuclear ribonucleoprotein Sm D3 — protein MSIGVPIKVLHEAEGHIVTCETNTGEVYRGKLIEAEDNMNCQMANITVTHRDGRVAQLEQVYIRGSKIRFLILPDMLKNAPMLKSMKNKNQAAGAGRGKAAILKAQVAARGRGRGGMGRGNVFQKRR, from the exons ATGTCTATTGGGGTGCCAATCAAAGTCCTCCATGAAGCCGAGGGGCACATTGTTACCTGTGAGACCAACACAGGTGAGGTGTACAGAGGGAAGCTCATTGAAGCAGAGGACAACATGAACTGCCAG ATGGCAAACATTACAGTGACCCACAGAGATGGTCGTGTAGCTCAGCTGGAGCAAGTGTACATCCGAGGCAGCAAGATTCGTTTCTTAATTTTGCCGGATATGTTAAAGAACGCGCCCATGCTCAAGAGCATGAAGAACAAGAACCAGGCtgcaggagcaggaagaggaaaagcTGCCATTCTCAAAGCACAAG TGGCAGCTCGAGGCCGGGGGCGTGGAGGAATGGGCCGAGGAAATGTTTTCCAGAAAAGAAgatag
- the gucd1 gene encoding protein GUCD1 gives MRQSNLGLSTVTLFFLGFAVYRLDLAFSNSEIYHRMTDDVVLLNVPVIRQLYHWDCGLACSKMVLKYLHPVSDEEFQSACWELKLTESVWTIDLAYLMNQLGVQHRFCTQTLGVDKGFKNQSFYKKHFDTEEDRVNELFLKAESKGVVVNKCSVTIQEIQDHLEQGNVAIVLVNAVVLMCELCSSPVKYCCFLPVGQKCFCRKPEYQGHFVVVSGFNRGTGCIFYNNPAYSDRVCCTSVSNFEEARRSYGTDEDILFVFKES, from the exons ATGAGGCAATCCAACCTTGGATTATCAACTGTAACGCTGTTCTTTCTGGGCTTCGCTGTCTATAGATTGGATTTAGCCTTTAGCAATTCCGAAATATACCACAGAATGACAG ATGATGTCGTTCTGCTGAATGTACCCGTCATTCGGCAATTGTACCACTGGGACTGCGGGTTAGCTTGCTCAAAAATGGTGTTGAA ATACCTCCACCCTGTCAGTGATGAGGAGTTTCAAAGTGCTTGTTGGGAGCTGAAgttgacagagagtgtgtggacCATTGACCTGGCCTACCTCATGAACCAGCTTGGAGTCCAGCACCGCTTTTGCACTCAGACCCTGGGCGTAGACAAAGGGTTCAAGAATCAG TCCTTCTACAAGAAACATTTTGACACTGAAGAAGACAGAGTGAATGAGCTCTTTCTGAAGGCTGAGAGTAAAGGCGTGGTGGTAAATAAATG CTCTGTGACCATTCAGGAAATCCAGGACCATCTTGAACAGGGCAATGTGGCCATAGTTCTGGTCAATGCAGTGGTTCTTATGTGTGAACTCTGCTCATCGCCTGTCAAGTATTGCTGCTTCCTCCCTGTGGGTCAAAAGTGCTTCTGCCGGAAGCCAGAATACCAGGGTCACTTTGTAGTCGTGAGTGGCTTCAACCGAGGCACAGGCTGCATCTTCTACAACAATCCTGCATATTCAGATC gagtgTGCTGCACCAGCGTTAGTAATTTCGAAGAGGCTCGAAGGAGCTATGGCACGGACGAGGACATCCTGTTCGTTTTCAAGGAGAGCTGA
- the smarcb1a gene encoding SWI/SNF-related matrix-associated actin-dependent regulator of chromatin subfamily B member 1-A isoform X2, with protein MALSKTFGQKPVKFQLEEDGDFYMIGSEVGNYLRMFRGSLYKRYPSLWRKLASVEERKKIVESSHDHGYTTLATSVTLLKASEVEEIFEGNDEKYKAVSISTEPPAYLREQKGKRNSQWVPTLPNSSHHLDAVPCSTTINRSRLGRDKKRTFPLCFDDHDPAVIHENATQSEVLVPIRLDMEIEGQKLRDAFTWNMNEKLMTPEMFAEILCDDLDLNPLAFVPAIASAIRQQIESYPTDSILEEQTDQRVIIKLNIHVGNISLVDQFEWDMSERENSPEKFALKLCSELGLGGEFVTTIAYSIRGQLSWHQRTYAFSCNTDPIV; from the exons ATGGCGCTTAGTAAGACGTTCGGTCAAAAACCTGTCAAATTCCAACTTGAAGAAGATGGAGATTTTTATATGATTGGATCGGAG GTTGGAAACTACTTGCGTATGTTCAGAGGTTCACTCTATAAGAGATACCCCTCATTATGGCGAAAATTGGCTTCAGTGGAGGAAAGGAAGAAAATTGTGGAATCTTCTCACG ATCATGGTTATACAACCCTAGCCACTAGCGTGACCCTACTGAAGGCTTCAGAGGTAGAGGAGATCTTTGAAGGAAACGATGAGAAGTACAAAGCTGTTTCAATCAGTACAGAACCACCAGCTTACCTGAG GGAACAGAAGGGAAAGAGGAACAGTCAGTGGGTCCCCACATTACCCAACAGCTCCCACCACCTGGACGCTGTTCCCTGTTCCACGACTATTAACCGCAGTCGCTTAGGTCGTGACAAGAAGAGGACCTTCCCTCTCTG CTTTGATGACCACGATCCAGCTGTGATCCATGAGAATGCCACACAATCTGAGGTTCTGGTTCCGATTCGCCTGGACATGGAGATAGAGGGGCAGAAGCTTCGTGATGCATTCACATGGAACATGAATG AAAAGCTCATGACTCCAGAGATGTTTGCTGAGATCTTGTGTGACGACCTGGACCTCAACCCTCTTGCATTCGTCCCTGCCATCGCCTCCGCAATTCGTCAACAGATCGAGTCCTACCCCACCGACAGCATCCTGGAAGAGCAGACCGACCAGAGGGTCATCATTAAG CTGAACATTCATGTGGGAAACATCTCGCTGGTGGACCAGTTTGAATGGGAcatgtcagagagggagaactCGCCGGAAAAGTTCGCACTAAAACTGTGCTCTGAGCTGGGCCTGGGAGGAGAGTTCGTCACCACCATTGCCTACAGTATCCGAGGTCAACTTAGCTGGCACCAGAGGACATACGCCTTCAG TTGCAACACAGATCCAATAGTTTGA
- the p2rx7 gene encoding P2X purinoceptor 7 encodes MSCKLINLCEYETNKLVRIKSVRLGSLKWTLNGVILLFICIMMLWNKEYQEYDFVVSSVTTKVKGVALTNLPGVGNIVWDVVDYSGPSQGKNSFFVVTNVAITNDQKQGKCPEVPPYGELCRTDTNCEKGFSDQHSHGVQTGACVKFDVTRKTCEVFAWCPIETKPKPPRPALLASAENFTVLIKNDIRFPAFNFIRRNILPWMDSTYLKGCRFNKYRDPLCPIFRLGDIIQEAKENFSQMAVEGGVIGIQINWDCNLDGFSQNCLPKYSFRRLDEKEGNRTLYPGLNFRFARYHRENGIEVRTLYKAFGIRFDVMVFGKAGKFSIIQLIIYIGSTLSYYALTTIIIDWLIGTSCYSREARQDYSEKKVESVRDRQQCILCVSFVDDDNIRVVKRSQKKSLQDVKPISIHQSQEDEMHLRAMVGTLQPGSRVVKQPQQVPHRPGCPSWCLCGCCGSPSLPAEQLCCRRSRGRCITTSPLFEQLVLGETLLEAVLLYREPLCEWGPEDRTPALRHCAYRQYITWRFGSPPKETRPVIPSCSVLRIRGVYPSSDGQYSGLQTTKTVTVRSGHITKL; translated from the exons ATGTCTTGTAAGCTGATAAACCTTTGCGAATATGAAACCAATAAACTTGTCAGAATTAAAAGCGTTCGACTTGGGTCGCTGAAATGGACACTTAACGGAGTCATTCTGCTATTCATTTG TATAATGATGCTATGGAACAAGGAGTATCAAGAATATGACTTTGTGGTCAGTTCGGTCACCACTAAGGTCAAGGGAGTGGCCTTAACCAACCTGCCAGGCGTTGGTAATATAGTCTGGGATGTGGTTGATTACAGTGGTCCCTCACAG GGAAAGAATTCGTTTTTTGTGGTGACCAATGTGGCTATCACAAATGATCAGAAACAGGGAAAATGTCCAGAG GTCCCCCCTTATGGAGAATTGTGTCGCACGGACACAAACTGTGAGAAAGGGTTCTCAGACCAGCATAGCCATG GGGTTCAAACAGGAGCATGTGTGAAGTTTGATGTGACGAGGAAGACATGTGAGGTGTTTGCATGGTGTCCCATCGAAACAAAACCCAAACCTCCAAG GCCTGCTCTCTTAGCATCGGCTGAGAACTTCACAGTCCTCATCAAGAACGATATCAGATTCCCTGCCTTCAATTTCATCAG AAGGAATATCCTTCCTTGGATGGACTCTACTTACCTGAAGGGCTGCCGGTTTAACAAGTACAGAGACCCCCTGTGTCCTATCTTCCGTCTAGGTGACATAATTCAGGAGGCCAAAGAAAACTTTTCACAGATGGCAGTAGAG GGAGGTGTAATTGGAATCCAGATTAACTGGGACTGCAATCTGGATGGGTTTTCTCAAAATTGTCTGCCGAAGTATAGCTTCCGCCGCCTGGATGAGAAGGAGGGCAACCGAACCCTGTACCCAGGCCTCAACTTCAG ATTTGCAAGGTACCACAGAGAGAATGGCATAGAAGTGAGAACGCTTTACAAAGCTTTTGGGATCAGGTTTGATGTCATGGTCTTTGGAAAg GCAGGAAAGTTCAGCATAATTCAACTTATCATCTACATTGGATCAACCCTGTCTTATTACGCTCTA ACTACTATTATcattgattggttgattgggACCAGCTGCTACTCTAGAGAAGCCAGACAGGACTACTCTGAAAAGAAGGTTGAGTCTGTCCGGGACAGACAACAG TGCATCCTGTGTGTCTCATTTGTGGATGACGACAATATTAGAGTCGTGAAAAGATCTCAGAAGAAAAGCCTACAAGATGTGAAACCCATCTCAATTCACCAAAGCCAG GAGGATGAAATGCACTTGAGAGCCATGGTCGGCACACTGCAGCCCGGGTCCCGTGTAGTCAAGCAACCCCAGCAGGTGCCTCACAGGCCCGGGTGTCCGTCCTGGTGCCTATGTGGCTGCTGtggctcccccagcctccccgcaGAGCAGCTTTGCTGCAGGCGGAGCAGGGGCCGATGCATCACCACCTCCCCCCTGTTTGAGCAGCTGGTGTTGGGGGAGACTCTCCTGGAGGCTGTGCTGCTGTACAGGGAGCCTCTCTGTGAGTGGGGCCCGGAGGACAGGACCCCCGCCCTCCGCCACTGCGcctacagacagtacatcacCTGGAGGTTCGGCTCCCCTCCAAAAGAGACACGTCCTGTCATCCCTAGTTGCTCTGTGTTAAGAATCAGAGGGGTGTACCCCAGTTCGGACGGGCAGTACAGTGGACTTCAGACCACTAAAACTGTTACAGTTCGGTCTGGCCATATTACTAAACTTTAG
- the mmp11a gene encoding stromelysin-3 has translation MMMMMRTCLLVCCAFALQCIRSMHCLPMRGTSRYKAAPSSDLHDFKKRGRGPHVQELLKDASVVNGNPDAAHPPTDTSRVLNRPRCGVPDFPTQKEFLPSRRHRQKRFVLYGGRLERNDLTYKIVRYPWQMSEDKVRRVLQEALRVWSEVTPLTFTEVPSGKTDIVIDFTRYWHGDNLPFDGPGGILAHAFFPKTHREGEIHFDYDESWTLGNNMGECFLCHGTDLLQVAAHEFGHVLGLQHSREPGAVMSAFYSFSYPLQLSEDDKRGIQYLYGSRPHVPPKPAPPPQISTENNEIISSTPDACQTDFDAVSMIRGELFFFKSRYVWRIREGRLERGYPALASRHWRGIPESIDAAFEDQSGNIWFFQGENYWVFDGETQISGPESVQRLGLSVPHVQAALRWGQDSSYNTYFFRSGSYWRFSPREKRVDSIYPRSMQEWDGIPSDVDAAFQDKYGYAHFIRGRQYWKCDPVQMNSLEGYPRYVGMDFFGCFSSATMARSFTQEYFQIPAVTRAYTTACVLTTAAVQLEVITPFQLYFNPDLIIRRYQIWRLITNFLFFGSLGFSFLFNIIFLYRYCRMLEEGSFRGRTADFVFMFLFGGVLMTLFGLFANLFFLGQAFTIMLVYVWSRRNPHIRMNIFGLLNFQAPFLPWVLMGFSLLLGNSVVVDLLGIGVGHMYYFLEDVFPKQPGGRKLLRTPELLRTWLDNPDEDRGYSPLPEEQDGDLWQDQGGEEEPNE, from the exons atgatgatgatgatgcggaCCTGTCTCCTCGTGTGCTGCGCTTTTGCACTGCAATGCATACGAAGCATGCATTGTTTGCCAATGCGTGGAACAAGCAGGTATAAAGCTGCACCG TCTTCTGATCTGCATGACtttaaaaagagaggaagagggcccCATGTCCAGGAGTTGCTCAAAGATGCATCTGTCGTCAACGGAAACCCCGATGCCGCCCATCCACCAACCGACACCTCCCGGGTCTTGAACCGTCCACGATGTGGTGTCCCAGACTTCCCCACCCAGAAGGAGTTTCTTCCCAGCCGGCGACACCGACAGAAGCGCTTTGTCTTGTACGGGGGCCGCTTGGAAAGGAATGACCTGACCTACAA GATCGTACGCTACCCCTGGCAGATGAGCGAGGACAAGGTGCGTCGAGTCTTGCAGGAAGCCTTGAGAGTGTGGAGCGAAGTCACTCCTCTCACCTTCACGGAAGTCCCGAGCGGAAAGACTGATATCGTCATCGACTTCACCAG GTACTGGCATGGAGATAACCTGCCTTTTGACGGCCCCGGAGGCATTCTCGCCCATGCATTCTTCcctaagacacacagagagggagaaatccaTTTTGACTATGATGAGTCATGGACACTGGGCAATAACATGGGTGAGTGTTTTTTGTG TCACG GCACAGACCTCCTCCAGGTGGCGGCCCATGAGTTTGGACACGTCCTGGGCCTGCAGCACTCTCGAGAACCGGGCGCAGTGATGTCTGCCTTCTACAGTTTCTCCTATCCTCTGCAGCTCAGTGAGGATGACAAGCGAGGGATCCAATACCTGTATGGATCTCGTCCTCATGTCCCTCCCAAAcctgcacccccaccccaaatCAGCACTGAGAACAATGAGATCATAAGCAGCACT CCTGACGCCTGCCAGACAGATTTTGATGCTGTGTCTATGATCCGTGGAGAGCTGTTCTTTTTCAAGTCACGCTATGTGTGGCGCATTCGGGAGGGGCGTCTGGAGCGGGGTTACCCGGCACTGGCGTCACGACACTGGAGGGGGATTCCAGAGAGCATTGATGCTGCCTTTGAAGACCAATCAGGGAATATCTGGTTCTTCCAAG GTGAGAACTACTGGGTGTTTGATGGAGAAACGCAAATCTCCGGGCCGGAGTCCGTCCAGAGACTGGGCCTCTCGGTGCCTCACGTCCAGGCAGCGCTGCGCTGGGGACAGGACAGCAGCTACAACACCTACTTCTTCAGGTCTGGGAGCTACTGGAGATTCAGTCCCCGGGAGAAACGCGTGGACTCCATCTACCCCCGCAGTATGCAAGAATGGGATGGCATCCCCAGTGACGTGGATGCAGCTTTCCAGGACAAATACG GTTACGCCCACTTTATAAGAGGAAGGCAATACTGGAAATGTGATCCTGTACAGATGAACTCACTGGAGGGATACCCTCGTTATGTTGGCATGGACTTTTTTGGTTGT TTCTCATCTGCAACCATGGCCCGCAGCTTCACTCAAGAATATTTCCAGATTCCTGCCGTTACCAGAGCTTATACTACAGCTTGTGTCCTGACTACAGCTGCCGTG CAACTTGAGGTCATCACCCCCTTTCAGCTTTATTTTAACCCGGACCTTATTATTAGAAGATACCAG ATTTGGCGTTTAATCacaaattttcttttttttggctcacttggtttcagttttttgtttaaCATCATCTTTCT TTATCGTTACTGCCGTATGCTGGAGGAGGGATCTTTTCGTGGGCGCACTGCAGATTTTGTATTTATGTTCCTATTTGGAGGTGTCCTCATGACT TTGTTTGGCCTCTTTGCCAACCTCTTCTTCCTGGGCCAAGCCTTCACCATCATGCTAGTGTATGTGTGGAGTAGGAGGAACCCTCACATACGCATGAACATCTTTGGCCTTCTTAACTTCCAGGCACCCTTCCTCCCCTGGGTGCTCATGGGATTCTCACTGCTTCTTGGAAACTCTGTTGTGGTCGACCTTCTAG gAATCGGAGTTGGACACATGTACTACTTCCTAGAAGATGTGTTTCCGAAGCAGCCTGGAGGCAGGAAGCTTCTAAGGACGCCTGAACTCCT TAGGACCTGGCTCGATAACCCTGACGAGGACCGTGGGTACTCTCCTCTACCAGAGGAGCAGGACGGAGACTTGTGGCAAGACCAAGGTGGTGAGGAAGAGCCCAATGAGTAG
- the p2rx4b gene encoding P2X purinoceptor 4b encodes MTKTTCCCQDCLSCFFDYETPRTIIIKSKGVGLLFRLINFLIVAYVFGYVCYLQKGYQDTDSVISSVTTKVKGYALTNSSDLGPQIWDVADFVIPPQGENSFFVLTNAIITPRQTQSSCPELPTTSAICIDDCDCTEGFSDPRGNGIQTGLCVDYSDTIKTCEVQSWCPLELDVNIPEPALLGTAENFTVLIKNSVTYPKFNFNGRNIMSDIINTSYLKRCEFSRKTDPHCPIFRLKTMVLEAEEDFQTMAVKGGVLGVFIDWTCDLDWWGKPCQPQYTFRRLDDKNPTNKVAPGYNFRFAKYFNNSDGEETRTLTKAYGIRFDVIVFGNAGKFSIVPTIVNLGAALSFLSLTGAVCDWVLVTCTKRRHYYQKHKTTVLEDSDDTESVSDHLTLSIPVSPNQDM; translated from the exons ATGACAAAGACTACTTGTTGCTGTCAAGACTGTCTCAGCTGTTTCTTTGATTATGAAACACCCAGAACAATTATTATTAAGAGCAAAGGAGTAGGACTTCTCTTCAGATTGATAAATTTTCTGATCGTTGCTTACGTCTTCGG GTATGTATGTTACCTGCAGAAGGGCTACCAGGACACAGACTCTGTAATCAGCTCGGTCACCACTAAGGTCAAGGGATATGCTCTCACCAACTCCTCCGATTTGGGACCCCAGATTTGGGATGTGGCTGACTTTGTCATCCCACCTCAG GGGGAGAATTCGTTTTTTGTTTTGACTAATGCGATTATTACCCCAAGGCAAACTCAGTCAAGCTGTCCTGAG CTCCCGACCACATCAGCAATTTGTATAGATGACTGTGACTGCACTGAGGGTTTCAGTGATCCTCGTGGCAATG GTATCCAGACTGGCCTATGTGTGGACTATTCAGACACCATCAAGACCTGTGAGGTGCAATCTTGGTGTCCACTTGAATTAGATGTTAACATACCTGA GCCAGCACTGCTGGGTACAGCAGAGAACTTTACAGTACTGATCAAAAACAGCGTGACATACCCCAAGTTCAACTTCAACGG AAGAAACATCATGTCTGACATCATCAACACTTCATACCTGAAGCGATGTGAATTCAGTCGCAAGACAGATCCTCACTGTCCCATTTTCCGTCTTAAGACCATGGTCTTAGAGGCCGAAGAAGACTTTCAGACCATGGCTGTCAAG GGTGGCGTGCTTGGTGTTTTTATCGACTGGACCTGTGACCTAGACTGGTGGGGGAAGCCTTGCCAACCTCAGTACACCTTCCGTCGGCTTGACGACAAAAACCCTACCAACAAGGTTGCTCCTGGATACAACTTCAG GTTTGCAAAATACTTCAACAACAGTGATGGTGAGGAAACAAGAACCTTGACCAAAGCCTATGGAATCCGTTTTGATGTCATCGTTTTTGGAAAT GCAGGTAAATTCAGCATTGTCCCAACCATCGTGAATTTGGGTGCAGCGCTGTCGTTCCTCTCTCTG ACAGGTGCAGTTTGTGACTGGGTTCTGGTGACATGTACAAAGAGAAGGCATTATTACCAAAAACACAAAACCACAGTCCTTGAGGACAGTGATGACACTGAATCTGTGAGTGACCATCTTACGCTCTCCATTCCCGTTTCGCCAAATCAAGACATGTAG
- the LOC136938279 gene encoding taste receptor type 2 member 40-like, with protein sequence MLCRRYFSSQSFGFQSASFPSSKTTTMVLFTLKFYGMAILLFFGVLWNIFNLVATVVQHGNSRGLQTASLAILFISFSNVLLFLSTFGIIVMMLTGLLCWQELPMFFCVVLYVWLASSSVSFWSIAWLSVFYCMKVVSFSSALLGTIKNNISTVINATLVLTVLSSCVMFAPFLSLTYRNETTITPLAENITCVIRKPLFPSWMNMNLYVLMFVCYLALFPVMVMLPTSLRMVVHLCKHTMSMRKKQNEFQSADSYVLVCRLTVALVGVYIVTLSVICIFFLYSLFVSQLTADYLFMGYSFYCSATAVLLTISNKSLREKLCVLFCCEKPSKPLVRSRDEKSRETRAA encoded by the coding sequence ATGCTTTGCAGACGTTACTTTTCCTCACAATCATTTGGATTTCAGTCAGCCTCGTTTCCTTcctccaaaacaacaacaatggtTCTCTTCACTTTAAAATTCTACGGCATGGCCATCTTGCTTTTCTTTGGAGTGCTGTGGAACATCTTCAACCTGGTGGCCACTGTGGTCCAACACGGGAACTCCAGGGGCCTCCAGACAGCGAGTCTGGCCATCCTGTTCATCTCCTTCAGCAACGTGCTGCTTTTCCTCTCTACGTTCGGCATCATCGTGATGATGTTGACGGGTCTGCTTTGCTGGCAGGAACTGCCGATGTTCTTCTGTGTGGTCCTGTATGTGTGGCTGGCCAGCAGCAGCGTGAGTTTCTGGTCCATCGCCTGGCTGAGCGTGTTCTACTGCATGAAGGTCGTcagcttctcctctgctctacttGGGACGATCAAGAACAACATCTCGACCGTCATCAATGCGACTCTCGTTTTGACGGTCCTGAGCTCCTGTGTGATGTTcgcacccttcctctctctgacgTACCGCAACGAAACCACCATAACCCCTCTCGCGGAGAACATAACTTGTGTGATAAGGAAACCGTTATTCCCTTCATGGATGAACATGAACCTCTATGTGCTGATGTTTGTCTGCTATCTCGCTCTGTTCCCTGTGATGGTCATGCTACCGACCTCTCTCAGGATGGTGGTTCATCTCTGCAAACACACTATGTCCATGAGGAAAAAGCAGAATGAGTTCCAGAGTGCAGATTCCTACGTCCTTGTGTGCAGGCTCACTGTGGCCCTGGTTGGGGTGTACATTGTCACTCTGTCCGTCATATGCATTTTCTTCTTATATTCACTGTTTGTTTCTCAGCTCACAGCAGACTATTTGTTTATGGGTTACTCTTTCTATTGCAGTGCAACTGCAGTTCTGTTGACCATCTCCAACAAGTCGCTAAGGGAGAAactgtgtgttctgttttgttGTGAGAAACCATCAAAGCCGTTAGTCCGGAGTCGAGATGAAAAGAGCAGAGAAACTAGAGCGGCGTAA